Genomic window (Deinococcus carri):
GAGGCGGCGCAACATGAGGTGGATGTTGGCGAGGTAGAACCAGGCTTCAGTGGTTTCGGGCAAGCCCTCATAGTCACGGGAGAGGCGACGTGAGCGGGCGAACCAGGCAAAGGTGCGCTCCACAACCCAGCGGCGTGGCATGACAACGAAGCCTCGTTGTCATGCCACGCCTTTGACAATATCGACTACCCAGGAGAGTGTCTGCTTGGCCCACGACACCAAGCCGCCATCCGCCCAGAGGTGCTTGATACTAATTCCGATTGAAGGGTGTTGAAAACACCCGGAAATCCGACCAGAGGGAGAAGGAACAAGGGCGGATTTCGGGAGATGGATGAACAGGCGGTGCCCTCCCGACTGTTCAGGAATTGGACGGAATCCGTATGAGTCGAGGAAAACGCTTGGCGAGGATGCTCAGGAGGATGGGGGCACCCACGCGATTCTGCACACTGCCTGCGGTCACGAAGACGACCAGGAGCAAGCCCAGGGTATCCACGACGATATGCCGCTTGCGCCCGTTGGTTTTCTTGCCCGCATCCACTCCACGAAGACCGGCTTGTGGTGTGCAACGGACAGTTTGAGCATCAAGGATGCCTGCACTCGGTTCCGGGTTGCTCCCGGCTTTCTTCCGTGTTCTCCGCAGGAGGAAGCGGTTGACCGCTTCCCAGGTACCGTCCTGCTGAAACTGCCGGAAGTAGCCGTAGACCGTCTGCCAGGCGGGGAAATCATGAGGAAGATTACGCCAGGTGCAGCCCTTTTGGAGGACATACAGGATGGCGCAGACCACCTCGTACATCTCCACCTTCCGGGGTCTGCCGCCCGCCTTGCAGGCGGGCAACAGGGCCTTGATGCGCTTAAACTGCTGTCGGGTCAGGTCACTGGTATACCGTCTTCTTCTCACAAAGACAGCGGACCAGAACCTGGCCCGCTGCGCTGTTCCCTCT
Coding sequences:
- a CDS encoding IS5 family transposase, with the protein product MRRRRYTSDLTRQQFKRIKALLPACKAGGRPRKVEMYEVVCAILYVLQKGCTWRNLPHDFPAWQTVYGYFRQFQQDGTWEAVNRFLLRRTRKKAGSNPEPSAGILDAQTVRCTPQAGLRGVDAGKKTNGRKRHIVVDTLGLLLVVFVTAGSVQNRVGAPILLSILAKRFPRLIRIPSNS